AACGGACGCTGCTTCCATGCGGGCGAACAGGATATGAAGTCATGTTTTGTCTCGATTGCCCAATCGGAAACCGAGGTGATCTTTGAAAAAGAGGAATATCAATACGGGAACGTAACAATTCCGAAAAATGCCATTACTGCAATTGCTTCGGGCAACTACGCCAAGCGATTGATGACCGACACTGGCAGCATAATTGGCAGTCTTCTTATCGGACCGGCGTCGTTTATATCTCGCCAGTTTTACGACAAGGAATACCAACAGTACGTTTTAGACTACACGCAGCCGGATGGCGACCCCACCTCGATCGTGCTCCGTCTTCGCCGCCGCGATGCAACGGTTTACCAACAAGGACTTACTGTAATTACCGGTCGCTACATTGGCTTTGAGGAGCCGCAAACCGACACTGCGATCGATGTCGGCCCCGATTTCCTCCCCCGATAGTTGCGTTGCCTATTCAGAAAGAGCACCTCGATAATTCTCTCAAGACCGAAGGTCGGCATGGCACTACTGGCATTTCAACCGCCGGTACACTACGATCCCGAAATTGTCGAAGTGCCCAGAAGTAAGTGGTAGTGCACAAAATCAAGACCCGAAACGATTTAACAAATCGGTTCGGGTTCACTTGTTGGGCAACGGAGGGGAGCGTCCGGACAGTTTCCAAGGCGGAAGTTGCGAGAGCCGTTTGTTTCCGACTAGGGGCGTCCGAACCAGCTCCTCAACCGCTCTATCCTCTCAGCACTCCAATAGCTTTACGAGCTGACGGAGTCTGCGGGCTAGTAGGGCCAGCGCCAGTCGACGATATCCTCCCGATCCACGCCGTAGGTGTAAGCGTAGTTGCGACACTCGATCTGTTGGTTGAGGAACTTTTCCTTGGCATGTGCACCTGCTACCCTCAAGTGCGGGATGCGGTCGATCGCGTCGATCGCCAGGCTAAAACGATCGATGTTGTTGCGAATCGCCAACTCCAATGGCGTGTTGATGTTGCCCTTCTCCTTGTAGCCGCGCACGTGCATGTTGACGTGGTTGGTGCGGCGGTAGGCCAAGCGGTGAATCAACCAAGGGTAGCCGTGGAAGTTGAAGATGATCGGCTTGTCCAGGGTAAACAAGCTATCGAAGTCGCGATCGCTTAAGCCATGGGGGTGCTCGGTGTCTGGCTGCAACTTAAACAGATCCACCACGTTAATGAAGCGGATCTTGAGCTCCGGGAATTCCTCGCGTAGCATTGCAGTTGCCGCCAAGGCTTCCTGAGTGGGAATATCGCCGGCTGAGGCCATAACGAGATCCGGTTCCGAGCCTAGATCGTTGCTCGCCCAATCCCAGATGCCGAGTCCCTTGGTACAGTGCAATACTGCCGAGTCCATGTCCATGAACTGCAGGTGCATCTGCTTGTCGGCCACGATAACGTTGACGTAATCCTTGCTCTGCAGGCAGTGATCTGCCACCGACAACAGCGAGTTTGCATCCGGCGGCAGATAAATCCGCGTCACTTCGGCGCTCTTATTGCAGACTACGTCAAGGAAGCCCGGGTCTTGGTGAGTGAAGCCGTTGTGGTCCTGGCGCCATACCGTTGAGGTGATTAACAAGTTCAGCGACGGAATCGGTGCGCGCCAGTTCGTCTCGTGGCACTTCTCGATCCACTTCGCGTGCTGGCCGACCATCGAGTCGATCACGTGAACGAAGGATTCGTAGGTCGCGAAGAAGCCGTGGCGTCCGGTGAGCAAATAACCTTCCAGCCAACCCTCCAGAGTGTGCTCGCTGAGCATCTCCATCACGCGACCGTCCGCAGCAAGTTCGCCGCCATCAGCATCTTCCGGCAGGTATTCTGCCAGCCAGGTCTTTTTGCTGACTTCGTAGACCGCATCCAGCTTGTTGGACGTGTTCTCATCCGGACCGAACACCCGGAAGTTGGTCATATTGTCAGCCATGATGTCGCGTAGAAAGCGACCCAACGGGCGCGTGTTCTCGGCAATCGACTGGGCGGGCTTGATTACTTCGACGCCGTAGCCGCGGAAATCTGGCATCAACAAGTTCTGGCACAACAGACCGCCGTTTGCAGCGGGATTTGCTCCCATGCGCCGGGTGCCTTCCGGAGCAAGTGCCTTCAAGTCCCGCAGGAATGCACCGTTCTCGTCAAAGAGTTCTTCGGGCTTATAGCTCCGCAGCCACGCTTCAAGGAGTTCCAGGTGGGCGGGATTGGTCTTGGCATCCTTCACCGGCACCTGGTGCGATCGCCACGAGCCTTCCATCTTCTTCCCGTCAATCTCGCCGGGCGACGTCCAGCCCTTAGGCGTCCTCAGGACGATCATCGGCCAGTGCGCGAACCTGGCAACACCAGTGCTGCGAGCTTCTTGCTGAATCGCGCGGATTTCTGTCACGCAGCGGTCGAGCGTGGCGGCCATTGCCTGGTGCATGGTCTCGGGGTCGGAGCCTTCCACGAAGTATGGGGTATAGCCATAGCCTCGGAACAAGGCTTCAAGATCGTCGTGGGGAATGCGCGACAGGATCGTCGGGTTGTTGATCTTGTAGCCGTTGAGGTGCAGGATCGGCAGCACCGCACCGTCGGTAATGGGGTTGAGGAACTTGTTAGAGTGCCAGGACGTTGCTAGAGGACCGGTTTCTGACTCGCCATCGCCGACCATAACCGCGGCGATCGCGTCGGGCCTATCGAGCACCGTACCGAATGCATGGGAAACGCTATAGCC
The sequence above is a segment of the Rubidibacter lacunae KORDI 51-2 genome. Coding sequences within it:
- a CDS encoding phosphoketolase family protein produces the protein MVAAPEKPTSATTISAFGRARSTVTGSPLSPDEVGRMNAYWRACCYLILGMIYLKENPLLREPLTADQLKPRLLGHWGSSPGQSFTYIHLNRVIKKYDLDVLFLSGPGHGAPGVLAPLYLEGVYSEVYPEISENVEGLQRFFKQFSFPGGIGSHCTPETPGSVHEGGELGYSVSHAFGTVLDRPDAIAAVMVGDGESETGPLATSWHSNKFLNPITDGAVLPILHLNGYKINNPTILSRIPHDDLEALFRGYGYTPYFVEGSDPETMHQAMAATLDRCVTEIRAIQQEARSTGVARFAHWPMIVLRTPKGWTSPGEIDGKKMEGSWRSHQVPVKDAKTNPAHLELLEAWLRSYKPEELFDENGAFLRDLKALAPEGTRRMGANPAANGGLLCQNLLMPDFRGYGVEVIKPAQSIAENTRPLGRFLRDIMADNMTNFRVFGPDENTSNKLDAVYEVSKKTWLAEYLPEDADGGELAADGRVMEMLSEHTLEGWLEGYLLTGRHGFFATYESFVHVIDSMVGQHAKWIEKCHETNWRAPIPSLNLLITSTVWRQDHNGFTHQDPGFLDVVCNKSAEVTRIYLPPDANSLLSVADHCLQSKDYVNVIVADKQMHLQFMDMDSAVLHCTKGLGIWDWASNDLGSEPDLVMASAGDIPTQEALAATAMLREEFPELKIRFINVVDLFKLQPDTEHPHGLSDRDFDSLFTLDKPIIFNFHGYPWLIHRLAYRRTNHVNMHVRGYKEKGNINTPLELAIRNNIDRFSLAIDAIDRIPHLRVAGAHAKEKFLNQQIECRNYAYTYGVDREDIVDWRWPY